A window of the Henckelia pumila isolate YLH828 chromosome 3, ASM3356847v2, whole genome shotgun sequence genome harbors these coding sequences:
- the LOC140893001 gene encoding putative callose synthase 8 isoform X3: MCPSPLIARSCLLLWFRRFRNFFVWPIRLKSKSPVLLIYLIQRQVWKYPMVCVLTQIDRVFHSGRFHAFEVAHNLDRNSSGRGVRQFKTSLLQRLEQDEEVTIRKRKEKSDLRELRRVYRQYKDYIIKHGGEYTLENRERLIRARAIASILFEVLNTVTSAAGSQALAEAENARSEFYVPHNILPLDQGGIPHAIMQLPEIKAAVAAVRNVRGLPFLDDARLDLFDWLQFCFGFQKGNVANQREHLILLLANTHVRHCNKQSSKLVDEALDALMNKFFKNYTEWCKFLNRKSNIWLPYLKQESQQYKLLYIALYLLIWGEAANLRFMPECLCFIFHHMASELHGMLSGAVSMITGERVTPAYGGGSETFLNHVISPIYEVIHEEAMKNRNGTTDHSTWRNYDDLNEFFWSPDCFGIGWPMRLDHDFFYVDSSNNDKTKKSRAPHETREEAQRENNEDDEMEGNSPAIADEIRERMWLGKTNFAEIRSFWQIFRSFDRMWSFLILSLQAMIIMACHDLESPIQVFDAAILEDVMSIFITSAVLKLIQAILDIVFTWKTRRTMDIAHRRKDVLKMVMAVMWTIILPIFYAKSRGKYTCYSTRNGSWLGEWCYSSYMIAVAFYLTSNAVNMVLFLVPAVGRYIETSNTQMCTLLSWWTRPRLYIGRGMQESQVSLLKYTLFWMLLLLSKFSFSYTFEIKPLISPTRQIMRIGIKNYDWHELFPKVKSNACAIAAIWSPIILVYFMDAQIWYSVYCAVFGGVYGILHHLGEIRTQGMLRSKFDTLSSAFNVCLMPPQTKDNKEWITDWLCHPGFLKDLENKKGGVIKFVLVWNQIISSFRDEDLISNREMDLMTIPMSSELYSGRVYWPVFLLANKLSTALSIARDFVGKYDSLLNKIRKDNHMYLVVIECYESLKYILDILVVGDLERRIISGIIDEIEESIAKSSLLEDLHVNKVPDLHAKCIDLVELLVDGNEDHHYKVVKVLQDIFELVTVDLLVNGSRTVDLLHAYQQLEGHETEFFSHLEPELFASSHSIHFPLPDSDPLIEKIKRFHLLLTVKDKAMYIPSNLDARRRISFFATSLFMKMPKAPKVRSMLSFSVLTPHFMEEVKFSKKELHSAKEGVSINFYMQRIYPDEWENFLERIGNEKSDSVNDEINEEDLRDWASFRGQTLSRTVRGMMYYRKALKLQAFLDMTEDDDILQSYDAIDKENDTLSAQLDALADMKFTHVVSCQIYGSQKSCGDPQAQDILELMIRYPALRVAYVEEKEEIVSGITRKVYSSILVKAVNGFDQEIYRIKLPGSPNIGEGKPENQNHSIIFTRGEALQAIDMNQDNYLEESLKMRNLLQEFQGVQGRRPTILGMREHIFTGSVSSLAWFMSYQETSFVTIGQRILANPLRVRFHYGHPDLFDRIFHLTRGGISKASKTINLSEDVYAGFNTTLRKGYVTYHEYIQVGKGRDVGLNQISKFEAKVANGNSEQTLSRDIYRLGRRFDFFRMLSCYFTTVGFYFNSLISVIAVYVFLYGQLYLVLSGLQRALLVEAKVRNIRSLETALASQSFIQLGLLTGLPMVIEIGLERGFLNAIKDFVLMQLQLASVFFTFSYGTKSHYYGRTILHGGAKYRPTGRKVVVFHSSFTENYRLYSRSHFVKGFELLLLLIVYDLFRRSYESSMTYVLITYAIWFMSMTWLFAPFLFNPSGFDWGKIVDDWTDWNKWIKQQGGIGIQQDKSWHSWWNEEQAHLRHSGITSLLIELLLSLRFFIYQYGLVYHLDISGHNKNFIVYVLSWVVIVVIFLLLKAVNLGRQYLSANFHMAFRLFKVILFLGVVATIVTLSFICHLSMKDLIICCLAFLPTGWGLILVSQTLRPKMECIGLWDFTRVFARAYDFGMGVLLFFPVAVLAWLPIISAFQTRFLFNEAFSRRLQIQLILAGKKKKRS, from the exons ATGTGCCCGAGCCCTTTGATAGCGAGAAGCTGCCTGTTACTTTGGTTTCGGAGATTCAGAAATTTCTTCGTGTGGCCAATCAGATTGAAGTCGAAGAGCCCCGTGTTGCTTATTTAT TTGATTCAAAGACAAGTGTGGAAGTATCCAATGGTTTGTGTACTAACACAAATTGATCGAGTTTTTCACTCAGGTCGATTTCATGCCTTTGAAGTTGCACATAACTTGGACAGAAATTCAAGTGGTCGAGGGGTTCGACAGTTCAAAACTTCTCTCCTTCAGCGGCTTGAACAG GATGAAGAAGTTACAATCaggaaaaggaaagaaaagagtGATTTACGTGAATTAAGACGTGTATATAGACAGTATAAAGACTATATCATCAAACATGGTGGAGAATATACTTTGGAGAATAG AGAGAGGTTGATCAGAGCACGTGCCATTGCGTCGATTTTATTTGAAGTATTAAACACGGTCACTTCAGCTGCAGGTTCACAG GCCCTTGCTGAGGCTGAAAACGCAAGATCTGAATTCTATGTGCCACATAACATTCTTCCTCTTGACCAAGGAGGCATTCCACATGCGATAATGCAACTTCCTGAG ATTAAAGCTGCAGTGGCTGCTGTCCGTAATGTTCGAGGTTTGCCTTTCCTGGATGATGCCAGACTCGACTTGTTTGATTGGCTTCAGTTTTGCTTCGGATTTCAG AAGGGAAATGTTGCCAACCAAAGAGAACATTTAATTCTCCTACTTGCCAACACGCATGTTCGGCATTGTAATAAACAATCATCAAAG TTAGTTGATGAAGCTCTGGATGCACTGATGaataaattctttaaaaattacACAGAGTGGTGCAAGTTTCTGAACAGAAAAAGCAACATTTG GTTGCCATATTTAAAACAGGAATCACAACAGTATAAACTTTTATATATTGCACTTTACCTGTTAATATGGGGAGAAGCAGCAAACTTAAGATTCATGCCAGAATGCTTGTGCTTCATATTCCACCAC ATGGCAAGTGAATTGCATGGAATGCTGAGTGGTGCAGTGAGTATGATAACAGGAGAAAGAGTCACACCAGCATATGGAGGAGGATCAGAAACTTTTCTTAACCATGTAATCTCTCCCATATATGAGGTTATACATGAG GAAGCTATGAAAAACAGAAATGGAACAACCGATCATTCAACATGGAGGAACTATGATGACCTAAATGAGTTTTTCTG GTCTCCAGATTGCTTTGGGATAGGTTGGCCCATGCGCCTGGaccatgattttttttatgtagACTCTTCGAATAATGATAAGACGAAGAAATCCCGAGCACCCCATGAGACTCGTGAGGAAGCCCAAAGAGAGAACAATGAAGATGATGAAATGGAA GGCAATTCTCCAGCCATTGCAGATGAGATCCGGGAGCGAATGTGGCTTGGGAAGACAAATTTTGCAGAAATACGTTCTTTTTGGCAGATTTTCAGAAGCTTTGATAGAATGTGGAGCTTCCTTATTTTATCCCTCCAG GCAATGATAATTATGGCTTGTCATGATTTGGAATCTCCTATACAAGTATTTGATGCGGCAATACTGGAGGACGTTATGAGCATATTCATTACATCAGCAGTTCTTAAGCTCATCCAAG CTATTTTAGACATCGTTTTCACATGGAAAACTAGAAGAACTATGGACATTGCTCATCGCAGAAAAGACGTGCTGAAGATGGTAATGGCAGTAATGTGGACAATCATTCTTCCAATATTTTATGCTAAATCTAGAGGAAAATACACCTGCTACTCTACACGGAATGGAAGCTGGCTGGGAGAGTGGTGCTATTCTTCCTACATGATAGCAGTTGCTTTTTACTTGACCAGTAATGCAGTCAATATGGTTCTTTTTCTTGTCCCTGCGGTTGGAAGATATATCGAGACATCCAATACGCAAATGTGTACTCTGCTGTCTTGGTGGACACGG CCTAGGTTATATATTGGAAGAGGAATGCAGGAGAGCCAAGTATCCCTCCTGAA GTACACATTGTTTTGGATGCTTTTGTTGCTAAGCAAATTTTCGTTCAGCTATACATTTGAG ATCAAGCCACTAATATCACCAACAAGACAGATCATGAGAATTGGGATTAAAAACTATGACTGGCACGAGCTTTTCCCTAAAG TCAAGAGCAACGCCTGCGCAATTGCAGCTATTTGGTCTCCGATTATCCTT GTATACTTCATGGATGCACAAATATGGTATTCTGTCTACTGTGCTGTTTTTGGTGGAGTCTATGGAATTCTGCACCATCTTGGTGAA ATTCGTACTCAAGGGATGTTGCGAAGTAAATTTGACACTTTGTCTTCTGCATTCAATGTCTGCCTTATGCCACCGCAAACAAAAGACAATAAAGAATGGATCACAGATTGGCTCTGCCACCCTGGATTTCTGAAG GATTTAGAGAACAAGAAAGGCGGAGTTATAAAGTTTGTTCTTGTATGGAACCAAATTATAAGTAGCTTTCGCGATGAGGATCTAATAAGCAACAG GGAAATGGATTTAATGACAATACCCATGTCTTCCGAGTTATATTCAGGCCGGGTCTATTGGCCTGTTTTCCTCTTAGCTAATAAG TTATCGACAGCACTTAGCATTGCCAGAGATTTTGTGGGAAAATATGACTCTCTCTTGAATAAGATTAGAAAGGATAACCACATGTACTTGGTTGTGATTGAATGTTATGAATCACTGAAGTACATATTGGATATCCTTGTGGTGGGTGACCTAGAGAGAAG AATAATATCAGGTATAATCGATGAAATTGAGGAAAGTATTGCAAAGTCATCTCTCCTCGAGGACTTACACGTAAATAAAGTACCAGATTTACATGCTAAATGTATTGACTTGGTCGAGCTTCTG GTTGATGGTAATGAAGATCATCATTACAAAGTTGTGAAGGTGCTTCAAGATATCTTTGAGCTTGTAACTGTTGATTTGTTGGTAAATGGTTCCAG AACGGTGGATCTGCTCCACGCGTACCAGCAACTAGAAGGACACGAAACTGAATTTTTTAGCCACTTGGAGCCAGAATTATTTGCATCGAGTCATTCCATTCATTTCCCATTGCCAGATTCCGATCCTTTGATAGAAAAG ATTAAGCGTTTTCATTTGTTGCTTACTGTCAAAGACAAAGCTATGTATATACCTTCAAACTTGGACGCTCGTAGACGGATTTCTTTTTTTGCAACGTCTCTCTTTATGAAAATGCCTAAAGCTCCAAAAGTGCGCAGTATGTTGTCATTCAG TGTTCTAACACCCCACTTCATGGAAGAAGTTAAGTTCTCGAAGAAGGAGCTTCATTCAGCTAAGGAAGGGGTTTCAATTAACTTTTATATGCAAAGGATATATCCAG ATGAATGGGAAAATTTTCTCGAACGGATAGGCAATGAAAAATCAGACAGTGTAAATGATGAAATCAATGAAGAAGATTTAAGAGACTGGGCTTCTTTCCGAGGGCAAACGCTGAGCAGGACTG TTAGAGGAATGATGTATTACAGGAAGGCCCTCAAATTACAAGCTTTTCTAGATATGACCGAGGATGATG ACATTCTCCAAAGTTACGACGCAATTGATAAGGAAAACGATACATTATCAGCACAACTTGATGCCTTAGCAGACATGAAATTTACCCATGTTGTTTCGTGTCAAATATACGGATCCCAAAAATCCTGTGGAGACCCTCAGGCCCAAGACATACTTGAGTTGATGATAAG ATATCCTGCTCTGCGTGTTGCGTATGTTGAAGAGAAAGAAGAGATTGTGAGTGGTATAACTCGGAAAGTATATTCTTCTATATTAGTCAAAGCTGTCAATGGATTTGATCAG GAGATTTATCGCATAAAACTTCCAGGATCACCAAATATAGGAGAAGGAAAACCCGAGAATCAAAATCATTCGATAATTTTCACACGTGGTGAAGCTCTGCAAGCAATTGATATGAATCAG GATAATTACCTTGAGGAATCTCTCAAAATGAGAAATCTATTGCAAGAATTTCAAGGAGTTCAGGGAAGGAGGCCTACAATTCTTGGCATGAGAGAGCACATATTCACCGGAAG TGTTTCTTCTTTGGCATGGTTTATGTCTTACCAAGAAACCAGCTTTGTCACAATTGGCCAAAGAATTCTAGCAAATCCGCTCAG GGTTCGATTCCATTATGGACATCCTGATTTATTTGACAGAATATTTCACTTGACGAGAGGTGGCATTAGCAAGGcatcaaaaacaattaatttgaGTGAGGATGTATATGCAG GATTCAATACTACACTGCGAAAGGGATATGTTACATATCATGAATATATTCAAGTTGGGAAAGGCCGTGACGTTGGACTGAAccaaatttcaaaattcgaaGCCAAAGTGGCAAACGGGAACAGTGAGCAAACTCTTAGTCGTGATATTTACCGCCTTGGACGTAGATTTGACTTCTTTCGGATGCTTTCTTGTTATTTCACCACTGTTGGGTTTTATTTTAACAGCCTT ATATCCGTGATTGCAGTATATGTGTTTCTCTATGGACAGCTTTACCTGGTACTAAGTGGTCTTCAAAGAGCCCTTCTGGTAGAGGCTAAAGTGAGAAACATCAGATCGTTGGAAACAGCTTTGGCCTCCCAATCATTTATACAACTTGGGCTCTTAACAGGTTTGCCAATGGTTATAGAGATAGGACTTGAGAGAGGATTCCTTAACGCCATTAAAGATTTTGTTCTCATGCAACTGCAGTTAGCTTCTGTTTTCTTTACCTTTTCTTATGGGACAAAATCTCATTACTATGGCCGAACAATACTTCATGGGGGAGCCAAGTATAGACCCACTGGACGTAAAGTGGTGGTTTTCCATTCCAGCTTTACTGAAAACTATAGATTATATTCACGGAGTCACTTTGTTAAAGGGTTCGAGCTTTTGCTGCTTCTTATTGTTTATGATTTGTTTAGACGGTCCTACGAGAGCAGCATGACATACGTGTTGATAACATATGCAATCTGGTTCATGTCAATGACTTGGCTCTTTGCACCATTTTTGTTTAATCCTTCTGGATTTGACTGGGGGAAGATAGTAGACGACTGGACAGATTGGAATAAATGGATCAAACAGCAGGGTGGAATAGGAATCCAGCAAGATAAAAGCTGGCATTCTTGGTGGAATGAAGAACAAGCTCACCTTCGTCACTCTGGGATCACTTCCCTGTTAATAGAATTACTTCTCTCTCTGAGATTTTTCATTTACCAATATGGTTTGGTATATCACCTCGATATATCTGGACATAACAAGAATTTTATCGTGTATGTGCTATCGTGGGTGGTTATAGTCGTGATCTTTCTGCTACTCAAG GCCGTGAACTTGGGGAGGCAATATCTCAGTGCCAATTTTCACATGGCATTCCGGCTGTTCAAAGTCATCCTTTTCTTGGGTGTTGTGGCAACAATAGTAACACTTTCGTTCATATGCCATTTATCTATGAAAGATTTGATCATTTGTTGCCTTGCTTTTCTGCCAACTGGTTGGGGCTTGATATTG GTTTCACAAACTCTGAGGCCTAAGATGGAGTGTATTGGCTTGTGggacttcactcgtgtgtttgCCCGAGCTTACGATTTTGGCATGGGCGTACTTCTTTTCTTTCCTGTAGCTGTCTTAGCATGGCTCCCGATAATATCTGCTTTTCAAACTCGTTTCCTTTTCAATGAGGCATTCAGCAGGAGGCTACAGATTCAGCTAATTCTTGCTGGAAAGAAGAAAAAACGTAGTTGA
- the LOC140893001 gene encoding putative callose synthase 8 isoform X4 translates to MQLPEIKAAVAAVRNVRGLPFLDDARLDLFDWLQFCFGFQKGNVANQREHLILLLANTHVRHCNKQSSKLVDEALDALMNKFFKNYTEWCKFLNRKSNIWLPYLKQESQQYKLLYIALYLLIWGEAANLRFMPECLCFIFHHMASELHGMLSGAVSMITGERVTPAYGGGSETFLNHVISPIYEVIHEEAMKNRNGTTDHSTWRNYDDLNEFFWSPDCFGIGWPMRLDHDFFYVDSSNNDKTKKSRAPHETREEAQRENNEDDEMEGNSPAIADEIRERMWLGKTNFAEIRSFWQIFRSFDRMWSFLILSLQAMIIMACHDLESPIQVFDAAILEDVMSIFITSAVLKLIQAILDIVFTWKTRRTMDIAHRRKDVLKMVMAVMWTIILPIFYAKSRGKYTCYSTRNGSWLGEWCYSSYMIAVAFYLTSNAVNMVLFLVPAVGRYIETSNTQMCTLLSWWTRPRLYIGRGMQESQVSLLKYTLFWMLLLLSKFSFSYTFEIKPLISPTRQIMRIGIKNYDWHELFPKVKSNACAIAAIWSPIILVYFMDAQIWYSVYCAVFGGVYGILHHLGEIRTQGMLRSKFDTLSSAFNVCLMPPQTKDNKEWITDWLCHPGFLKDLENKKGGVIKFVLVWNQIISSFRDEDLISNREMDLMTIPMSSELYSGRVYWPVFLLANKLSTALSIARDFVGKYDSLLNKIRKDNHMYLVVIECYESLKYILDILVVGDLERRIISGIIDEIEESIAKSSLLEDLHVNKVPDLHAKCIDLVELLVDGNEDHHYKVVKVLQDIFELVTVDLLVNGSRTVDLLHAYQQLEGHETEFFSHLEPELFASSHSIHFPLPDSDPLIEKIKRFHLLLTVKDKAMYIPSNLDARRRISFFATSLFMKMPKAPKVRSMLSFSVLTPHFMEEVKFSKKELHSAKEGVSINFYMQRIYPDEWENFLERIGNEKSDSVNDEINEEDLRDWASFRGQTLSRTVRGMMYYRKALKLQAFLDMTEDDDILQSYDAIDKENDTLSAQLDALADMKFTHVVSCQIYGSQKSCGDPQAQDILELMIRYPALRVAYVEEKEEIVSGITRKVYSSILVKAVNGFDQEIYRIKLPGSPNIGEGKPENQNHSIIFTRGEALQAIDMNQDNYLEESLKMRNLLQEFQGVQGRRPTILGMREHIFTGSVSSLAWFMSYQETSFVTIGQRILANPLRVRFHYGHPDLFDRIFHLTRGGISKASKTINLSEDVYAGFNTTLRKGYVTYHEYIQVGKGRDVGLNQISKFEAKVANGNSEQTLSRDIYRLGRRFDFFRMLSCYFTTVGFYFNSLISVIAVYVFLYGQLYLVLSGLQRALLVEAKVRNIRSLETALASQSFIQLGLLTGLPMVIEIGLERGFLNAIKDFVLMQLQLASVFFTFSYGTKSHYYGRTILHGGAKYRPTGRKVVVFHSSFTENYRLYSRSHFVKGFELLLLLIVYDLFRRSYESSMTYVLITYAIWFMSMTWLFAPFLFNPSGFDWGKIVDDWTDWNKWIKQQGGIGIQQDKSWHSWWNEEQAHLRHSGITSLLIELLLSLRFFIYQYGLVYHLDISGHNKNFIVYVLSWVVIVVIFLLLKAVNLGRQYLSANFHMAFRLFKVILFLGVVATIVTLSFICHLSMKDLIICCLAFLPTGWGLILVSQTLRPKMECIGLWDFTRVFARAYDFGMGVLLFFPVAVLAWLPIISAFQTRFLFNEAFSRRLQIQLILAGKKKKRS, encoded by the exons ATGCAACTTCCTGAG ATTAAAGCTGCAGTGGCTGCTGTCCGTAATGTTCGAGGTTTGCCTTTCCTGGATGATGCCAGACTCGACTTGTTTGATTGGCTTCAGTTTTGCTTCGGATTTCAG AAGGGAAATGTTGCCAACCAAAGAGAACATTTAATTCTCCTACTTGCCAACACGCATGTTCGGCATTGTAATAAACAATCATCAAAG TTAGTTGATGAAGCTCTGGATGCACTGATGaataaattctttaaaaattacACAGAGTGGTGCAAGTTTCTGAACAGAAAAAGCAACATTTG GTTGCCATATTTAAAACAGGAATCACAACAGTATAAACTTTTATATATTGCACTTTACCTGTTAATATGGGGAGAAGCAGCAAACTTAAGATTCATGCCAGAATGCTTGTGCTTCATATTCCACCAC ATGGCAAGTGAATTGCATGGAATGCTGAGTGGTGCAGTGAGTATGATAACAGGAGAAAGAGTCACACCAGCATATGGAGGAGGATCAGAAACTTTTCTTAACCATGTAATCTCTCCCATATATGAGGTTATACATGAG GAAGCTATGAAAAACAGAAATGGAACAACCGATCATTCAACATGGAGGAACTATGATGACCTAAATGAGTTTTTCTG GTCTCCAGATTGCTTTGGGATAGGTTGGCCCATGCGCCTGGaccatgattttttttatgtagACTCTTCGAATAATGATAAGACGAAGAAATCCCGAGCACCCCATGAGACTCGTGAGGAAGCCCAAAGAGAGAACAATGAAGATGATGAAATGGAA GGCAATTCTCCAGCCATTGCAGATGAGATCCGGGAGCGAATGTGGCTTGGGAAGACAAATTTTGCAGAAATACGTTCTTTTTGGCAGATTTTCAGAAGCTTTGATAGAATGTGGAGCTTCCTTATTTTATCCCTCCAG GCAATGATAATTATGGCTTGTCATGATTTGGAATCTCCTATACAAGTATTTGATGCGGCAATACTGGAGGACGTTATGAGCATATTCATTACATCAGCAGTTCTTAAGCTCATCCAAG CTATTTTAGACATCGTTTTCACATGGAAAACTAGAAGAACTATGGACATTGCTCATCGCAGAAAAGACGTGCTGAAGATGGTAATGGCAGTAATGTGGACAATCATTCTTCCAATATTTTATGCTAAATCTAGAGGAAAATACACCTGCTACTCTACACGGAATGGAAGCTGGCTGGGAGAGTGGTGCTATTCTTCCTACATGATAGCAGTTGCTTTTTACTTGACCAGTAATGCAGTCAATATGGTTCTTTTTCTTGTCCCTGCGGTTGGAAGATATATCGAGACATCCAATACGCAAATGTGTACTCTGCTGTCTTGGTGGACACGG CCTAGGTTATATATTGGAAGAGGAATGCAGGAGAGCCAAGTATCCCTCCTGAA GTACACATTGTTTTGGATGCTTTTGTTGCTAAGCAAATTTTCGTTCAGCTATACATTTGAG ATCAAGCCACTAATATCACCAACAAGACAGATCATGAGAATTGGGATTAAAAACTATGACTGGCACGAGCTTTTCCCTAAAG TCAAGAGCAACGCCTGCGCAATTGCAGCTATTTGGTCTCCGATTATCCTT GTATACTTCATGGATGCACAAATATGGTATTCTGTCTACTGTGCTGTTTTTGGTGGAGTCTATGGAATTCTGCACCATCTTGGTGAA ATTCGTACTCAAGGGATGTTGCGAAGTAAATTTGACACTTTGTCTTCTGCATTCAATGTCTGCCTTATGCCACCGCAAACAAAAGACAATAAAGAATGGATCACAGATTGGCTCTGCCACCCTGGATTTCTGAAG GATTTAGAGAACAAGAAAGGCGGAGTTATAAAGTTTGTTCTTGTATGGAACCAAATTATAAGTAGCTTTCGCGATGAGGATCTAATAAGCAACAG GGAAATGGATTTAATGACAATACCCATGTCTTCCGAGTTATATTCAGGCCGGGTCTATTGGCCTGTTTTCCTCTTAGCTAATAAG TTATCGACAGCACTTAGCATTGCCAGAGATTTTGTGGGAAAATATGACTCTCTCTTGAATAAGATTAGAAAGGATAACCACATGTACTTGGTTGTGATTGAATGTTATGAATCACTGAAGTACATATTGGATATCCTTGTGGTGGGTGACCTAGAGAGAAG AATAATATCAGGTATAATCGATGAAATTGAGGAAAGTATTGCAAAGTCATCTCTCCTCGAGGACTTACACGTAAATAAAGTACCAGATTTACATGCTAAATGTATTGACTTGGTCGAGCTTCTG GTTGATGGTAATGAAGATCATCATTACAAAGTTGTGAAGGTGCTTCAAGATATCTTTGAGCTTGTAACTGTTGATTTGTTGGTAAATGGTTCCAG AACGGTGGATCTGCTCCACGCGTACCAGCAACTAGAAGGACACGAAACTGAATTTTTTAGCCACTTGGAGCCAGAATTATTTGCATCGAGTCATTCCATTCATTTCCCATTGCCAGATTCCGATCCTTTGATAGAAAAG ATTAAGCGTTTTCATTTGTTGCTTACTGTCAAAGACAAAGCTATGTATATACCTTCAAACTTGGACGCTCGTAGACGGATTTCTTTTTTTGCAACGTCTCTCTTTATGAAAATGCCTAAAGCTCCAAAAGTGCGCAGTATGTTGTCATTCAG TGTTCTAACACCCCACTTCATGGAAGAAGTTAAGTTCTCGAAGAAGGAGCTTCATTCAGCTAAGGAAGGGGTTTCAATTAACTTTTATATGCAAAGGATATATCCAG ATGAATGGGAAAATTTTCTCGAACGGATAGGCAATGAAAAATCAGACAGTGTAAATGATGAAATCAATGAAGAAGATTTAAGAGACTGGGCTTCTTTCCGAGGGCAAACGCTGAGCAGGACTG TTAGAGGAATGATGTATTACAGGAAGGCCCTCAAATTACAAGCTTTTCTAGATATGACCGAGGATGATG ACATTCTCCAAAGTTACGACGCAATTGATAAGGAAAACGATACATTATCAGCACAACTTGATGCCTTAGCAGACATGAAATTTACCCATGTTGTTTCGTGTCAAATATACGGATCCCAAAAATCCTGTGGAGACCCTCAGGCCCAAGACATACTTGAGTTGATGATAAG ATATCCTGCTCTGCGTGTTGCGTATGTTGAAGAGAAAGAAGAGATTGTGAGTGGTATAACTCGGAAAGTATATTCTTCTATATTAGTCAAAGCTGTCAATGGATTTGATCAG GAGATTTATCGCATAAAACTTCCAGGATCACCAAATATAGGAGAAGGAAAACCCGAGAATCAAAATCATTCGATAATTTTCACACGTGGTGAAGCTCTGCAAGCAATTGATATGAATCAG GATAATTACCTTGAGGAATCTCTCAAAATGAGAAATCTATTGCAAGAATTTCAAGGAGTTCAGGGAAGGAGGCCTACAATTCTTGGCATGAGAGAGCACATATTCACCGGAAG TGTTTCTTCTTTGGCATGGTTTATGTCTTACCAAGAAACCAGCTTTGTCACAATTGGCCAAAGAATTCTAGCAAATCCGCTCAG GGTTCGATTCCATTATGGACATCCTGATTTATTTGACAGAATATTTCACTTGACGAGAGGTGGCATTAGCAAGGcatcaaaaacaattaatttgaGTGAGGATGTATATGCAG GATTCAATACTACACTGCGAAAGGGATATGTTACATATCATGAATATATTCAAGTTGGGAAAGGCCGTGACGTTGGACTGAAccaaatttcaaaattcgaaGCCAAAGTGGCAAACGGGAACAGTGAGCAAACTCTTAGTCGTGATATTTACCGCCTTGGACGTAGATTTGACTTCTTTCGGATGCTTTCTTGTTATTTCACCACTGTTGGGTTTTATTTTAACAGCCTT ATATCCGTGATTGCAGTATATGTGTTTCTCTATGGACAGCTTTACCTGGTACTAAGTGGTCTTCAAAGAGCCCTTCTGGTAGAGGCTAAAGTGAGAAACATCAGATCGTTGGAAACAGCTTTGGCCTCCCAATCATTTATACAACTTGGGCTCTTAACAGGTTTGCCAATGGTTATAGAGATAGGACTTGAGAGAGGATTCCTTAACGCCATTAAAGATTTTGTTCTCATGCAACTGCAGTTAGCTTCTGTTTTCTTTACCTTTTCTTATGGGACAAAATCTCATTACTATGGCCGAACAATACTTCATGGGGGAGCCAAGTATAGACCCACTGGACGTAAAGTGGTGGTTTTCCATTCCAGCTTTACTGAAAACTATAGATTATATTCACGGAGTCACTTTGTTAAAGGGTTCGAGCTTTTGCTGCTTCTTATTGTTTATGATTTGTTTAGACGGTCCTACGAGAGCAGCATGACATACGTGTTGATAACATATGCAATCTGGTTCATGTCAATGACTTGGCTCTTTGCACCATTTTTGTTTAATCCTTCTGGATTTGACTGGGGGAAGATAGTAGACGACTGGACAGATTGGAATAAATGGATCAAACAGCAGGGTGGAATAGGAATCCAGCAAGATAAAAGCTGGCATTCTTGGTGGAATGAAGAACAAGCTCACCTTCGTCACTCTGGGATCACTTCCCTGTTAATAGAATTACTTCTCTCTCTGAGATTTTTCATTTACCAATATGGTTTGGTATATCACCTCGATATATCTGGACATAACAAGAATTTTATCGTGTATGTGCTATCGTGGGTGGTTATAGTCGTGATCTTTCTGCTACTCAAG GCCGTGAACTTGGGGAGGCAATATCTCAGTGCCAATTTTCACATGGCATTCCGGCTGTTCAAAGTCATCCTTTTCTTGGGTGTTGTGGCAACAATAGTAACACTTTCGTTCATATGCCATTTATCTATGAAAGATTTGATCATTTGTTGCCTTGCTTTTCTGCCAACTGGTTGGGGCTTGATATTG GTTTCACAAACTCTGAGGCCTAAGATGGAGTGTATTGGCTTGTGggacttcactcgtgtgtttgCCCGAGCTTACGATTTTGGCATGGGCGTACTTCTTTTCTTTCCTGTAGCTGTCTTAGCATGGCTCCCGATAATATCTGCTTTTCAAACTCGTTTCCTTTTCAATGAGGCATTCAGCAGGAGGCTACAGATTCAGCTAATTCTTGCTGGAAAGAAGAAAAAACGTAGTTGA